One genomic segment of Styela clava chromosome 3, kaStyClav1.hap1.2, whole genome shotgun sequence includes these proteins:
- the LOC144420801 gene encoding uncharacterized protein LOC144420801 → MQEYITKGFAKKLSQEEDIPAGPVWYLCHHPVCTPNKPKVRIVFDCAAIYKGISLNDTLMPGPDLVSSLIGVLTQFCKGRIALVADIEAMFHQIKVKKEDCNALRFLWWPNGDISKKAELYSMERHIFGACSSPCIAAFCLKETGKRFGHEFDKRICEIVENGFYVDDCLTSSDSDEDAIDTKTQLCKLMKKGGFNLTKWISNTVVPL, encoded by the coding sequence ATGCAGGAATATATTACAAAAGGTTTTGCGAAAAAGCTTTCGCAAGAAGAAGATATCCCTGCAGGTCCTGTTTGGTATTTGTGCCACCACCCGGTGTGTACCCCAAATAAACCGAAAGTGCGTATTGTATTTGATTGTGCTGCAATTTATAAAGGTATTTCTCTCAATGACACTCTCATGCCTGGACCAGACTTGGTGTCAAGCCTTATTGGTGTGTTGACTCAATTTTGTAAGGGACGCATAGCTTTAGTTGCTGATATTGAAGCTATGTTTCATCAAATTAAAGTTAAGAAAGAAGATTGCAATGCTTTGCGATTTCTTTGGTGGCCAAATGGTGACATTTCAAAGAAGGCGGAATTATATTCCATGGAACGTCATATATTTGGAGCTTGCAGTTCACCTTGCATTGCTGCATTCTGCTTGAAGGAAACCGGGAAACGATTTGGTCATGAATTTGATAAAAGAATTTGTGAGATTGTTGAAAATGGATTTTATGTAGATGACTGTCTTACATCTTCTGATAGTGATGAAGATGCAATAGACACAAAAACACAACTTTGTAAGTTGATGAAGAAGGGAGGTTTCAATCTAACAAAGTGGATTTCAAATACCGTAGTTCCACTGTGA
- the LOC144420802 gene encoding uncharacterized protein LOC144420802: MAKIPESEQSIKDLDLHEPRKERVLGVFWNVDADAFQFRSTVPKLKTYTRRTILSAVNSLFDPLGMLAPVILVAKMLQQEIIEKGLGWEELAKIHRQSNPSQWRHVPSKINPADDASRGLSLKTLINKSRWLLAPEFLWKNEDSWLINCEDKTDLPDEFQPIERKKVATIIASNIDTMDNYIKSFSDLQRLKISTAWVLRYKGFFRNHNSVTTRNITVEEMQYAEQALVKYVQHQNYKSVIDNLSDKSEIGDRKARHEMKKAEHTKSIAKLDPIIPDGILRIGGRLDKAPISFEMRHPIILPNDHHLTRLIIDFYHKKVGHSSVSHTWNVIREKYWITRPRATIRHELNKCVTCRKANTRQGEQLMAELPSARLKVGQPPFYSTGIDFFGPYLIKRGRSEIKRYGCIFTCLTTRAVHIELAEDLSTDAFINALRRFMARRSKPFELHSDNGSNFPASNQGGSWEILIRSIRRILNKMFYKSPVVSQDVLHTALLEAEYIINSRPLCRVSFDPRDNAPLSPNHLLLQRPTPCIPPRLFDNQDFCSGVKFNFLLTSSGEDSAKNICQP, encoded by the exons ATGGCCAAAATTCCAGAATCTGAACAGTCTATAAAGGATTTAGATTTGCATGAACCTCGAAAAGAGCgtgttcttggagttttttggaATGTGGATGCCGATGCTTTTCAATTTCGTTCAACTGTACCTAAGTTGAAGACATATACAAGAAGGACAATTTTATCTGCGGTTAATTCACTATTTGATCCTCTGGGAATGCTTGCTCCTGTGATTCTGGTAGCAAAAATGTTGCAACAAGAAATCATTGAAAAAGGATTAGGCTGGGAGGA ATTGGCCAAGATTCATCGACAGTCAAATCCGTCTCAATGGCGACATGTGCCTTCAAAAATCAATCCGGCTGATGACGCATCACGCGGCTTATCATTGAAAACACTCATCAATAAAAGTCGTTGGTTGCTTGCACCTGAATTTTTATGGAAGAATGAAGATAGTTGGCTAATAAATTGTGAAGATAAAACAGACTTGCCTGATGAATTTCAGCCAATAGAAAGAAAGAAAGTGGCAACAATTATTGCTTCGAATATTGACACAATGGACAACTACATAAAAAGCTTTTCTGATTTACAAAGACTCAAGATTTCTACTGCATGGGTGTTACGATATAAAGGTTTTTTTCGTAACCACAATTCTGTTACCACAAGAAATATAACTGTGGAAGAAATGCAATATGCAGAGCAAGCACTTGTGAAATATGTCCAGCATCAAAATTACAAATCTGTCATTGATAATTTATCAGACAAAAGTGAAATTGGTGACAGGAAGGCTCGTCATGAGATGAAGAAAGCTGAGCATACAAAATCAATTGCAAAACTGGATCCAATAATACCTGATGGAATTCTACGGATTGGGGGGAGGTTGGATAAAGCTCCTATTTCATTTGAAATGCGACATCCCATCATTTTACCAAATGATCACCACTTAACCAGATTGATCATTGACTTCTATCACAAGAAAGTTGGGCATTCAAGTGTTTCTCATACTTGGAATGTTATTCGTGAAAAATATTGGATCACAAGACCAAGAGCAACAATTCGGCATGAATTGAATAAATGTGTAACTTGTAGAAAAGCTAACACACGACAAGGAGAACAGTTAATGGCTGAACTGCCATCTGCTCGTCTAAAGGTTGGCCAACCACCATTCTATTCGACGGGAATTGACTTCTTCGGCCCATATTTGATCAAACGTGGAAGAAGTGAAATCAAAAGATATGGCTGCATATTTACATGCCTCACAACAAGAGCTGTTCATATTGAACTGGCTGAAGATTTGTCCACTGATGCTTTTATAAATGCTCTTAGGAGGTTTATGGCAAGAAGATCAAAACCCTTTGAATTACACAGTGACAATGGCTCCAATTTT CCAGCCAGCAACCAAGGAGGTTCCTGGGAAATTTTAATTCGATCAATACGAAGAATTTTGAACAAGATGTTTTATAAATCTCCTGTAGTATCTCAAGATGTTCTGCACACTGCGCTTCTGGAGGCAGAATACATAATCAATTCAAGACCTTTGTGTCGGGTTTCTTTTGATCCGAGAGATAATGCACCATTATCCCCAAATCATCTACTTCTACAAAGACCAACGCCATGTATTCCACCTAGATTGTTCGATAATCAAGATTTCTGCAGTGGCGTCAAGTTCAACTTCTTGCTGACGAGTTCTGGAGAAGATTCTGCAAAGAATATTTGCCAACCATAG